A stretch of Alkalicella caledoniensis DNA encodes these proteins:
- a CDS encoding IS1182 family transposase, whose amino-acid sequence MIQNQQSMILSPYMEIYNLVVPKENLLRRINDLVDFSFVYGELKDKYCHNNGRNAIDPIRMFKYLLLKTIYDLSDVDVVERSKYDMSFKYFLNMAPEESVIEPSSLTKFRKLRLENINLLDMLINKTVEIAIEKEIIKSKSIIVDATHTRARYNQKSPREILMDRSKKLRKVIYQIDETMKDKFPTKNTTDALEAEIDYCHKLIEVVEKEDAFAQYPKVKEQLNLLKESVADDIEHLQISQDQDARIGHKSADTSFFGYKTHIAISEERIITAATVTTGEKNDGKQLETLIEKSVKAGMKVETVIGDAAYSEKGNIEYTKEKKIKLVAKLNPSVTQGFRKKEDEFDFNKDAGMYICKAGHMAIRKARQGKKKFSTNQTDTYYFDIEKCKVCHLKEGCYKSGAKSKTYSVSIKSDEHTEQAKFQESDYFKEKSKERYKIEAKNSELKHRHGYDVSKSSGLIGMEMQGAMSIFTVNLKRILKIMD is encoded by the coding sequence ATGATACAAAATCAACAGTCAATGATTTTAAGTCCATATATGGAGATATATAATTTGGTCGTTCCAAAGGAAAATTTACTCCGTAGAATTAATGATCTGGTCGACTTCTCTTTTGTTTATGGTGAGCTTAAAGATAAATATTGCCATAATAACGGTAGAAATGCTATCGATCCCATTCGCATGTTTAAGTATTTATTACTAAAAACGATTTATGACTTGTCGGATGTAGATGTGGTGGAACGCTCAAAATATGACATGTCCTTTAAGTATTTTCTAAATATGGCTCCTGAAGAGTCGGTGATAGAGCCAAGTTCTCTTACGAAATTTCGAAAACTACGCTTAGAAAATATAAACTTATTGGATATGCTTATCAATAAAACTGTTGAAATAGCCATTGAAAAGGAAATCATCAAAAGTAAATCCATTATCGTGGATGCCACCCACACAAGAGCGCGCTACAATCAAAAATCCCCCAGAGAAATTCTGATGGATCGGTCTAAAAAGCTGAGAAAAGTTATTTATCAGATAGATGAAACTATGAAGGATAAATTTCCTACCAAAAACACAACAGATGCCTTAGAAGCTGAAATAGACTATTGCCACAAGCTTATTGAGGTGGTTGAAAAGGAAGATGCTTTTGCTCAATATCCAAAAGTAAAGGAACAATTGAACCTTTTAAAAGAATCAGTTGCTGATGATATTGAACACTTACAAATATCTCAGGATCAAGATGCAAGAATAGGTCATAAAAGTGCCGATACATCATTTTTTGGTTACAAAACCCATATTGCCATAAGCGAAGAAAGAATTATTACAGCTGCAACAGTTACAACCGGAGAAAAAAATGATGGGAAACAATTAGAAACACTGATAGAAAAAAGTGTAAAAGCTGGGATGAAAGTTGAAACTGTTATCGGTGATGCTGCATATTCTGAAAAAGGCAACATTGAATATACAAAAGAGAAAAAAATAAAATTAGTCGCCAAATTAAACCCATCTGTAACACAAGGTTTCCGAAAAAAAGAAGATGAATTCGATTTTAATAAAGATGCTGGAATGTATATATGTAAGGCTGGCCATATGGCTATACGTAAAGCTCGCCAAGGGAAGAAAAAATTTTCCACTAATCAAACAGACACATACTATTTTGATATAGAAAAGTGTAAGGTATGCCATTTAAAAGAAGGGTGCTATAAATCTGGAGCTAAAAGTAAGACCTATTCCGTAAGCATCAAATCTGACGAACATACCGAGCAGGCGAAATTCCAAGAAAGTGATTACTTTAAAGAAAAATCTAAAGAGCGCTATAAAATAGAAGCAAAAAATAGTGAATTAAAACATAGACACGGGTATGATGTTTCAAAATCCTCGGGTCTAATTGGCATGGAGATGCAGGGAGCTATGTCAATATTTACGGTAAACCTAAAAAGAATTTTAAAAATAATGGATTAA
- a CDS encoding CD3324 family protein, with protein sequence MKYTNADNVIPEHLLKELQKYVQGEMIYIPKPEGTRKQWGSSGSRERLKIRNNEILDKFQTGKSIYELGEEFCLSMDSIKKIVYSKT encoded by the coding sequence ATGAAATATACTAATGCAGATAATGTTATTCCTGAACACTTACTAAAAGAATTACAAAAATATGTTCAGGGAGAAATGATCTATATTCCCAAGCCAGAGGGAACACGCAAACAGTGGGGAAGTTCAGGTAGTAGGGAAAGGCTTAAGATTAGGAACAACGAGATACTTGATAAATTCCAAACAGGAAAAAGTATCTATGAGTTAGGTGAGGAGTTCTGTCTCTCCATGGATAGCATTAAAAAAATTGTATATTCAAAAACCTAA
- a CDS encoding SEC-C metal-binding domain-containing protein: MALLEKWREDAYAERSQEEYDAFWNEYFPKEQKNYEQILENKEQVVEGSVGELAERYGMDVLTFTGFLDGINTSLTEQLDLDNLTEESNIKLSIDFQLLYFNMLDAKATWLYSLPQWDDILTVEKRREITKDYNKSRMVINENKVGRNEPCPCGSGKKYKKCCINK; this comes from the coding sequence ATGGCTTTACTTGAAAAATGGAGAGAAGATGCTTACGCTGAACGTAGTCAAGAGGAATATGATGCGTTCTGGAATGAGTACTTCCCAAAAGAACAAAAAAACTATGAGCAAATTTTAGAAAATAAGGAACAAGTAGTTGAAGGTTCTGTAGGAGAACTAGCTGAAAGATATGGTATGGATGTCCTTACATTCACAGGCTTTTTAGACGGTATTAACACCAGTCTTACAGAACAACTAGATCTTGATAATCTAACAGAAGAAAGTAATATTAAACTTTCCATAGATTTTCAGTTGCTTTATTTTAACATGCTAGATGCTAAGGCAACTTGGTTATATAGCTTACCCCAGTGGGACGATATTCTTACAGTGGAAAAGAGAAGAGAGATAACCAAAGACTACAATAAGTCTCGTATGGTTATTAACGAAAACAAAGTAGGAAGAAACGAACCGTGTCCATGTGGCAGTGGTAAAAAGTATAAAAAATGTTGTATAAATAAATAG